GGGGCCTTTGACTCGTTAAATGTTGCCCAGGCCGGGAGCATGCTGCTGGCCGAGTTCCTGCGGCAGCATCTGGCCCAGCAGGAGTCGTGAAGGTAAAGGGAAAGAAGGCAGCGGCCTCAATTTAAGTCCCGGGCTCCAAAGATGGAAGTCCCTATGCGAAGCAGGGTGGCTCCTTCTTCCACGGCTGCCGGGTAATCACCGCTCATGCCCATGGACAGATGAGGAAGGGCGTGCCCCAGTTCGTTTTCCAGCTGAGAGCGGAGCTGAGCCAATCGGCGGAAGAAAGGCCTGGCCCGCTCCTGATCGTCGAAAAAGGGGGGCATGCACATCAGGCCCTGGATGTCAAGGCCGGGCAGGGCATCGATCTCCCGGGAGGCGGGGATGAGATCCGCCTCCGGGATCCCGCCTTTCTGGTCTTCCCCGGCCAGGTTGACCTGCAAAAGGACTGCCTGGACCACGGAATGCTTTGCACAGTTATGGTCCAGGGCCTGGGCGGTCTTCACCCGGTCCAGGGAGTGGATGAGGTGGAATCGGCCGGGGAGGAACTTGGCCTTATTGGATTGCAGGCGGCCGATGAAGTGCCAGCGCATATTGAGGTCAGCGAGCTCCTCCTGTTTGTCCAGGGCTTCCTGAACGTAGTTTTCGCCGAAATCCAGATGTCCGGCCTGGGCCAGGACTCGCACGGACCGGGCCGGATGTGTCTTGGACACGGCGACAAGGGTAATCTCCTCCGGATTGCGTCCGCAGTTCCGCGCACTTTGGACTATTCTGCCGCGGATGTTTTCCCAGCGGTCGATGATGTCCTTT
This region of Desulfovermiculus halophilus DSM 18834 genomic DNA includes:
- a CDS encoding YggS family pyridoxal phosphate-dependent enzyme, with amino-acid sequence MDAAKDIIDRWENIRGRIVQSARNCGRNPEEITLVAVSKTHPARSVRVLAQAGHLDFGENYVQEALDKQEELADLNMRWHFIGRLQSNKAKFLPGRFHLIHSLDRVKTAQALDHNCAKHSVVQAVLLQVNLAGEDQKGGIPEADLIPASREIDALPGLDIQGLMCMPPFFDDQERARPFFRRLAQLRSQLENELGHALPHLSMGMSGDYPAAVEEGATLLRIGTSIFGARDLN